Proteins from a single region of Streptomyces sp. TN58:
- a CDS encoding glycoside hydrolase family 13 protein has translation MTQHLADALPTATGTTPGWWRDAVIYQVYPRSFADSNGDGMGDLEGIRSRLPYLKELGVDAVWLSPFYASPQADAGYDVADYRAIDPMFGTLHDADALIREAHGLGLRIIVDLVPNHCSDQHEWFKQALREGSGSRLRERFHFRPGKGENGELPPNDWESIFGGPAWTRVADGEWYLHLFAPEQPDFNWEHPAVQDEFRSILRFWLDLGADGFRVDVAHGLVKAPGLPDLGAKDQLKLLGNDVMPFFDQDGVHEIYRSWRRILDEYEGDRVLVAEAWTPTVERTARYVRPDEMHQAFNFQYLTADWHADALREVIDGSLTAMRPVGAPTTWVLSNHDVTRHATRYANPAGLGTQLREPGDRELGLRRARAATLLMLALPGSAYVYQGEELGLPDVTDLPDEVRQDPSFFRAAGQDGFRDGCRVPIPWSGTQAPYGFGTGGSWLPQPASWAGLSVEAQTGDPSSTLELYRAALRLRRERPDLGEGESVDWQDAPAGVLVFRRGDFLCAANTTGTAVRFPVTGEVLLSSGATVEDGVLPADTTVWWQVTSG, from the coding sequence ATGACCCAGCACCTCGCCGACGCACTTCCCACCGCCACCGGCACCACGCCCGGCTGGTGGAGAGACGCGGTGATCTACCAGGTCTATCCGCGCAGCTTCGCCGACTCCAACGGGGACGGCATGGGGGACCTCGAAGGCATCCGCAGCCGCCTGCCCTACCTGAAGGAGCTGGGCGTCGACGCCGTCTGGCTCAGCCCCTTCTACGCCTCCCCGCAGGCCGACGCCGGCTACGACGTCGCCGACTACCGGGCCATCGACCCCATGTTCGGCACCCTGCACGACGCCGACGCCCTGATCCGCGAAGCCCACGGCCTGGGTCTGCGGATCATCGTCGACCTCGTCCCGAACCACTGCTCCGACCAGCACGAATGGTTCAAGCAGGCACTGCGCGAAGGCTCCGGTTCCCGGCTGCGGGAGCGGTTCCACTTCCGTCCCGGCAAGGGCGAGAACGGCGAACTGCCGCCCAACGACTGGGAGTCGATCTTCGGCGGGCCCGCCTGGACCCGGGTCGCGGACGGCGAGTGGTACCTGCACCTCTTCGCCCCCGAGCAGCCCGACTTCAACTGGGAGCACCCCGCCGTCCAGGACGAGTTCCGCTCCATCCTGCGGTTCTGGCTCGACCTCGGCGCCGACGGCTTCCGCGTCGACGTGGCACACGGCCTGGTCAAGGCCCCCGGCCTGCCGGACCTCGGCGCCAAGGACCAGCTCAAGCTGCTCGGCAACGACGTCATGCCCTTCTTCGACCAGGACGGCGTCCACGAGATCTACCGCTCCTGGCGCCGGATCCTCGACGAGTACGAAGGCGACCGCGTCCTCGTCGCCGAGGCCTGGACCCCCACCGTCGAGCGCACCGCCCGCTACGTGCGCCCCGACGAGATGCACCAGGCCTTCAACTTCCAGTACCTGACGGCCGACTGGCACGCGGACGCGCTGCGCGAGGTCATCGACGGCTCGCTGACCGCGATGCGCCCGGTCGGCGCCCCCACCACCTGGGTGCTGTCCAACCACGACGTCACCCGCCACGCCACCCGCTACGCCAACCCCGCCGGCCTCGGCACCCAGCTGCGCGAGCCGGGCGACCGCGAGCTCGGTCTGCGGCGGGCCCGCGCGGCGACCCTGCTGATGCTGGCGCTGCCCGGTTCGGCGTACGTCTACCAGGGCGAGGAGCTCGGCCTGCCCGACGTCACCGACCTGCCGGACGAGGTCCGCCAGGACCCGTCGTTCTTCCGCGCGGCCGGCCAGGACGGCTTCCGCGACGGCTGCCGCGTCCCCATCCCGTGGTCGGGTACGCAGGCCCCGTACGGTTTCGGCACCGGCGGCAGCTGGCTCCCGCAGCCGGCCTCCTGGGCGGGGCTGAGCGTGGAGGCGCAGACCGGCGACCCGTCCTCCACCCTGGAGCTGTACCGGGCCGCGCTGCGGCTGCGCCGCGAGCGCCCGGACCTGGGCGAGGGCGAGTCGGTGGACTGGCAGGACGCCCCCGCGGGCGTGCTGGTCTTCCGCCGCGGGGACTTCCTCTGCGCGGCCAACACGACCGGCACGGCGGTGCGGTTCCCCGTCACCGGCGAGGTCCTGCTGTCCAGTGGCGCGACGGTCGAGGACGGCGTGCTGCCGGCCGACACCACGGTGTGGTGGCAGGTGACGTCGGGGTGA
- a CDS encoding sugar ABC transporter permease: protein MTSTRTRGSRSPLASVGLHATLVVASVVAVFPVLWILLTSLKPAQHAITTDFVKEPTLGNYTYLLESSHFLDWFLNSVLVAGVTTVLGVFIAATTGYAVSRFKFPGMKPLMWTLLITQMFPMAILIVPLYNLMGQLGLLNQPVGLIITYLTIAVPFCAWMMKGFFDTIPVEIDESGRVDGLNPFGTFWRLILPLAKPGLAVTGFYAFITAWGEVAYASAFMVGEENLTLAGGLQTFVTQYTSNWGAMSAASVLIAIPAAIFFVFAQRHLVAGMTAGATKG from the coding sequence ATGACCAGCACGCGTACCCGGGGCAGCCGTTCCCCGCTCGCCTCCGTCGGCCTGCACGCGACCCTCGTCGTCGCGTCCGTCGTCGCCGTCTTCCCGGTCCTGTGGATCCTGCTGACCTCGCTCAAGCCCGCGCAGCACGCGATCACCACGGACTTCGTCAAGGAACCCACGCTCGGCAACTACACGTACCTGCTGGAGTCGAGCCACTTCCTCGACTGGTTCCTCAACTCCGTCCTGGTCGCCGGCGTCACCACCGTCCTCGGTGTCTTCATCGCCGCCACCACCGGATACGCGGTCAGCCGATTCAAGTTCCCCGGCATGAAGCCGCTCATGTGGACCCTGCTCATCACGCAGATGTTCCCCATGGCCATCCTGATCGTCCCGCTCTACAACCTGATGGGACAGCTCGGGCTGCTCAACCAGCCCGTCGGCCTGATCATCACCTACCTCACCATCGCCGTGCCGTTCTGCGCATGGATGATGAAGGGCTTCTTCGACACCATCCCCGTCGAGATCGACGAATCCGGCCGGGTCGACGGACTCAACCCCTTCGGCACCTTCTGGCGGCTGATCCTCCCGCTCGCCAAGCCCGGCCTCGCCGTCACCGGCTTCTACGCCTTCATCACCGCCTGGGGCGAGGTCGCGTACGCCTCCGCCTTCATGGTCGGCGAGGAGAACCTCACCCTGGCCGGCGGCCTGCAGACCTTCGTCACCCAGTACACCTCCAACTGGGGTGCCATGAGCGCCGCCTCGGTCCTCATCGCCATCCCCGCGGCGATCTTCTTCGTATTCGCCCAGCGTCACCTCGTCGCCGGGATGACGGCAGGCGCCACCAAGGGCTGA
- a CDS encoding carbohydrate ABC transporter permease: protein MAADTSQSVVKAAAGGVGNDSAVRGRSRWTDSGNTGNTGKTGNTRNSGGLRRALATHWYAWAMIAPVVLVLGVIIGWPLVRGIYLSLTDANERNVARDIGARHIDATYEFIGLDNYAAVLGDPVFLQRLVWTVVWTVACVSITFVLGLTLANMLNRQFRGRAAYRMALILPWAVPGFVSVFAWRFLFNRDNGILNKVLDGGGIAAVPWLDDPTWAKFSVIAVNVWLGIPFMMVALLGGLQSIPGELYEAAEMDGATAWQRFRHITLPGLRTVSMTVILLSTIWTFNMFPVIFLLTRGGPGDSTEILVTQAFREAFITSPRDFAVSATWGVLILLLLMMFALVYRRSLRKQGEVW from the coding sequence ATGGCTGCTGACACCAGCCAGTCGGTGGTGAAGGCCGCGGCCGGCGGAGTCGGGAACGACTCCGCCGTCCGCGGCCGGAGCCGCTGGACTGACAGCGGGAACACAGGGAACACAGGGAAGACGGGGAACACCCGTAACAGCGGTGGCCTGAGGCGCGCCCTCGCCACCCACTGGTACGCCTGGGCCATGATCGCCCCGGTCGTGCTCGTCCTCGGCGTGATCATCGGCTGGCCGCTCGTCCGCGGCATCTACCTCTCGCTGACCGACGCCAACGAGCGCAACGTCGCCCGTGACATCGGCGCCCGCCACATCGACGCCACGTACGAGTTCATCGGACTCGACAACTACGCGGCGGTGCTCGGCGACCCGGTGTTCCTGCAGCGGCTGGTGTGGACGGTGGTCTGGACCGTCGCGTGCGTGTCCATCACGTTCGTGCTCGGACTGACCCTCGCCAACATGCTGAACCGGCAGTTCCGGGGCCGCGCCGCCTACCGCATGGCGCTCATCCTGCCCTGGGCCGTGCCCGGCTTCGTCTCCGTCTTCGCCTGGCGGTTCCTCTTCAACCGCGACAACGGCATCCTCAACAAGGTCCTCGACGGCGGCGGCATCGCAGCCGTGCCGTGGCTCGACGACCCGACCTGGGCCAAGTTCTCGGTCATCGCCGTCAACGTCTGGCTGGGCATCCCCTTCATGATGGTCGCCCTCCTCGGCGGCCTGCAGTCCATCCCCGGCGAGCTCTACGAGGCCGCCGAGATGGACGGCGCCACCGCCTGGCAGCGCTTCCGGCACATCACCCTGCCCGGACTGCGCACGGTGAGCATGACCGTGATCCTGCTCTCCACCATCTGGACCTTCAACATGTTCCCGGTGATCTTCCTGCTCACCCGCGGCGGACCGGGAGACTCCACGGAGATCCTGGTGACCCAGGCCTTCCGGGAGGCCTTCATCACGAGCCCGCGCGACTTCGCCGTCTCCGCGACGTGGGGCGTCCTGATCCTCCTGCTGCTCATGATGTTCGCGCTGGTCTACCGGCGCTCGCTGCGCAAGCAGGGAGAGGTGTGGTGA
- a CDS encoding extracellular solute-binding protein: protein MRRGIAATALVAALALAATACGGDDKGDGGTDAGGELSGTVTWWDTANDAEKASFQKIAEAFTAKHPKVTVKYVNVPYGDAQNKVKNAFSSGSDAPDVIRADVGWVADFASLGYLDEVPADMAKKVDAEFLPQAAASGKYEGKTYAVPQVIDTLGLFYNKKMLADAGVEPPKTLAELKTAAEAIKAKTGKAALYLRGDDSYWFLPLIYGEGGDLVDAKNKTVTVDNEAGVKAFKTARDLVASGAAVTNATDGYANMQTAFKTGEAAMMINGPWAVADTYAGDQFKDKANLGIAAVPAGSAKAGAPQGGHDLGVYAGSKNRAAAHAFVEYMTSQEVQVQSAKELSLLPTRTAAYEQPDVKSSEMVQFFKPAVDKAVERAWIPENGSLFEPLKVEYTKAITGASSPEDAAKAAGIEFRKILKGWK from the coding sequence ATGCGGCGTGGCATAGCGGCCACCGCGCTGGTCGCGGCCCTGGCGCTCGCGGCGACGGCTTGCGGCGGTGACGACAAGGGCGACGGCGGGACCGACGCCGGTGGCGAGCTTTCGGGCACGGTCACGTGGTGGGACACCGCGAACGACGCCGAGAAGGCGAGCTTCCAGAAGATCGCCGAGGCGTTCACCGCGAAGCACCCGAAGGTGACCGTCAAGTACGTCAACGTCCCGTACGGTGACGCGCAGAACAAGGTCAAGAACGCCTTCAGCAGCGGCTCCGACGCGCCTGACGTGATCCGCGCCGACGTCGGCTGGGTCGCGGACTTCGCCTCCCTCGGCTACCTCGACGAGGTCCCGGCGGACATGGCGAAGAAGGTCGACGCCGAGTTCCTGCCGCAGGCCGCGGCCAGCGGCAAGTACGAGGGCAAGACCTACGCCGTGCCGCAGGTCATCGACACCCTCGGCCTCTTCTACAACAAGAAGATGCTCGCCGACGCCGGCGTCGAGCCCCCCAAGACGCTGGCGGAGCTGAAGACGGCCGCCGAGGCCATCAAGGCCAAGACCGGCAAGGCCGCCCTCTACCTGCGCGGCGACGACTCCTACTGGTTCCTCCCGCTGATCTACGGCGAGGGCGGCGACCTCGTCGACGCGAAGAACAAGACGGTCACCGTCGACAACGAGGCCGGCGTCAAGGCCTTCAAGACCGCCCGCGACCTGGTCGCCTCCGGTGCGGCGGTCACCAACGCCACCGACGGCTACGCCAACATGCAGACGGCCTTCAAGACCGGCGAGGCCGCCATGATGATCAACGGTCCGTGGGCCGTCGCCGACACCTACGCCGGCGACCAGTTCAAGGACAAGGCCAACCTCGGCATCGCCGCCGTCCCGGCCGGCTCGGCCAAGGCCGGCGCCCCGCAGGGCGGCCACGACCTCGGCGTCTACGCCGGCTCGAAGAACCGCGCCGCAGCGCACGCCTTCGTCGAGTACATGACCTCCCAGGAGGTCCAGGTCCAGTCCGCCAAGGAGCTGAGCCTGCTGCCGACCCGTACCGCCGCCTACGAGCAGCCGGACGTCAAGAGCAGCGAGATGGTCCAGTTCTTCAAGCCGGCCGTGGACAAGGCCGTCGAGCGCGCCTGGATCCCGGAGAACGGCTCCCTCTTCGAGCCGCTGAAGGTCGAATACACCAAGGCGATCACCGGGGCGTCGAGCCCGGAGGACGCGGCCAAGGCGGCCGGCATCGAGTTCCGCAAGATCCTCAAGGGCTGGAAGTAA
- a CDS encoding glycoside hydrolase family 13 protein: MTHESTAVGLASAYSNATTASGDWWRDAVIYQVYVRSFADSDGDGIGDLRGVRSRLPHLARLGVDAVWLTPFYVSPQADGGYDVADYRAVDPLFGDLADADELVRAAHGLGLRIIVDVVPNHTSEQHPWFRAALAGEPGARERYLFRPGRGADGGLPPNDWESVFGGPAWTRVADGEWYLHLFAPEQPDLDWTHPEVRTEFDSVLRFWLDLGVDGFRVDVAHGMVKADGLPDIGRGAQATLIGTEPLPFFDQDGVHEIHRSWRRLLDSYEGQRIGVAEAWAPSSERLALYVRPDELHQAFNFRFLNCPWDAPAMRTVIDESLAATTSVGAPTTWVLSNHDVVRHVTRYGGGAQGLSRARAAAMLMLALPGSAYLYQGEELGLPEVTALPPESRQDPAFRRVRRPQLPVPVPASPNPVPDPRPAPEATGRARPEAEAEAGAGAGLAPGTQAAPQAPQSPRPEAGTGAGPQARAGCRAKPGYGAGAVPDPQTAPEADGRARPEAATAGRPQATLHITPPAADLTRPEAEAGAGPQARAGCRAEPGYGAGAVPDPQTAPEADGQDGLRDGCRVPVPWAGAEPPYGFGPAGSWLPQPPEWAGLSVAAQTGDPHSTLELYRAALELRRALPGLGAPEAGGPADPRGMRWLPAPDGVLLFTRPGFACTLNTRPDPVELPAPGRPVLSSAPVETDGRTVRLPPDSCTWWTP, encoded by the coding sequence ATGACCCACGAGTCGACGGCCGTCGGCCTTGCAAGCGCTTACAGCAACGCGACGACTGCGAGCGGTGACTGGTGGCGCGATGCCGTCATCTACCAGGTGTACGTGCGCTCCTTCGCCGACAGCGACGGCGACGGGATCGGCGACCTGCGCGGCGTCCGCTCCCGCCTCCCCCACCTCGCCCGTCTCGGGGTGGACGCCGTGTGGCTCACCCCGTTCTACGTCTCCCCGCAAGCGGACGGCGGCTACGACGTCGCCGACTACCGGGCCGTCGACCCGCTCTTCGGCGACCTCGCCGACGCCGACGAGCTCGTCCGCGCCGCGCACGGGCTGGGGCTGCGGATCATCGTGGACGTGGTGCCGAACCACACCTCCGAGCAGCACCCGTGGTTCCGGGCCGCGCTCGCCGGGGAGCCCGGAGCCCGGGAGCGCTACCTCTTCCGCCCCGGGCGGGGTGCGGACGGCGGCCTCCCGCCGAACGACTGGGAGTCGGTGTTCGGCGGCCCGGCCTGGACCCGCGTCGCGGACGGCGAGTGGTACCTGCACCTCTTCGCGCCCGAGCAGCCGGACCTCGACTGGACGCACCCGGAGGTCAGGACGGAGTTCGACTCGGTCCTCCGCTTCTGGCTCGACCTGGGCGTGGACGGCTTCCGCGTCGACGTCGCCCACGGCATGGTCAAGGCCGACGGCCTGCCGGACATCGGTCGCGGCGCCCAGGCCACGCTGATCGGCACCGAGCCGCTGCCGTTCTTCGACCAGGACGGGGTCCACGAGATCCACCGCTCGTGGCGCCGGCTCCTCGACTCGTACGAGGGCCAGCGCATCGGGGTCGCCGAGGCGTGGGCCCCGTCCTCGGAGCGGCTCGCCCTGTACGTGCGCCCGGACGAGCTGCACCAGGCCTTCAACTTCCGCTTCCTGAACTGCCCGTGGGACGCGCCGGCGATGCGGACCGTGATCGACGAGTCCCTGGCCGCCACCACCTCGGTCGGCGCCCCGACCACGTGGGTGCTGTCCAACCACGACGTGGTCCGGCACGTCACCCGCTACGGCGGCGGGGCGCAGGGCCTGTCCCGGGCCCGGGCGGCGGCCATGCTGATGCTGGCCCTGCCCGGCTCGGCCTACCTCTACCAGGGCGAGGAACTGGGCCTCCCGGAGGTCACCGCCCTCCCCCCGGAGTCCCGCCAGGACCCGGCCTTCCGCCGCGTCCGCCGCCCACAGCTCCCCGTACCGGTACCGGCGTCCCCCAACCCGGTCCCCGACCCACGACCCGCCCCGGAGGCGACCGGCCGAGCCCGACCGGAGGCCGAAGCCGAAGCCGGGGCCGGGGCCGGGCTCGCGCCCGGAACGCAGGCCGCGCCGCAGGCGCCCCAGTCCCCCCGACCGGAGGCCGGAACCGGGGCCGGGCCGCAGGCCCGAGCCGGCTGCCGGGCGAAGCCCGGGTACGGGGCCGGGGCCGTCCCCGATCCGCAGACCGCGCCGGAGGCGGACGGGCGAGCCAGGCCGGAGGCCGCAACGGCCGGTCGGCCGCAGGCCACCCTGCACATCACCCCGCCTGCAGCCGACCTCACCCGGCCGGAGGCCGAAGCCGGGGCCGGGCCGCAGGCCCGAGCCGGCTGCCGGGCGGAGCCCGGGTACGGGGCCGGGGCCGTCCCCGATCCGCAGACCGCGCCGGAGGCGGACGGGCAGGACGGGCTGCGCGACGGCTGTCGCGTACCCGTCCCGTGGGCGGGGGCGGAGCCCCCGTACGGTTTCGGGCCCGCCGGCAGCTGGCTGCCGCAGCCGCCCGAGTGGGCCGGCCTCAGCGTCGCCGCCCAGACCGGCGACCCCCACTCCACGCTGGAGCTCTACCGCGCCGCCCTCGAACTGCGCCGCGCCCTCCCCGGCCTGGGCGCCCCCGAGGCCGGCGGGCCGGCCGACCCCCGCGGGATGCGCTGGCTCCCCGCCCCCGACGGAGTCCTCCTCTTCACCCGCCCCGGCTTCGCCTGCACCCTCAACACCCGCCCCGACCCCGTCGAACTGCCCGCGCCCGGCCGCCCCGTACTCTCCAGCGCCCCCGTGGAAACGGACGGCCGCACCGTCCGCCTGCCCCCTGACTCCTGCACCTGGTGGACCCCGTGA
- a CDS encoding LacI family DNA-binding transcriptional regulator produces MTARLADIAAQAGVSEATVSRVLNGKPGVAAGTRESVLAALDVLGYERPVRLRQRSAGLVGLITPELDNPIFPALAQVIGQALTRQGYTPVLATQTPGGSTEDELTEMLVDRGVSGIIFVSGLHADTTADMGRYDQLRGQGVPYVLINGFSDKVQAPFVSPDDRAAMHLAVTHLAALGHTRIGLAVGPKRFVPVLRKIEGFRAGMKERLGLDEAETEELIQHSLYSLEGGQAAASALIARGCTAVVCASDMMALGAIRAARQQGLRVPQDVSVVGFDDSPLIAFTDPPLTTIRQPVQAMGQAAVRTLLEEIGGTPAPHSEFVFLPELVVRGSTASGPGQRRNPGRT; encoded by the coding sequence GTGACCGCACGGCTAGCCGACATCGCAGCCCAGGCGGGGGTCAGCGAAGCCACAGTCAGCCGCGTGCTCAACGGCAAGCCCGGTGTGGCCGCGGGCACCCGCGAGTCCGTGCTGGCCGCGCTCGACGTCCTCGGCTACGAGCGCCCCGTGCGGCTGCGCCAGCGCAGCGCCGGTCTCGTCGGACTGATCACGCCCGAGCTGGACAACCCCATCTTCCCCGCGCTCGCCCAGGTCATCGGCCAGGCGCTGACCCGCCAGGGGTACACCCCCGTGCTGGCCACGCAGACGCCCGGCGGGTCCACCGAGGACGAGCTGACCGAGATGCTGGTCGACCGCGGGGTCTCCGGGATCATCTTCGTCTCCGGCCTGCACGCCGACACCACGGCCGACATGGGCCGATACGACCAACTCCGCGGACAGGGCGTCCCCTACGTCCTGATCAACGGCTTCTCCGACAAGGTGCAGGCCCCCTTCGTCTCCCCGGACGACCGCGCCGCGATGCACCTCGCCGTCACCCACCTCGCCGCCCTCGGCCACACCCGGATCGGCCTCGCGGTCGGACCGAAGCGGTTCGTGCCGGTCCTGCGCAAGATCGAGGGCTTCCGCGCCGGGATGAAGGAACGCCTCGGACTCGACGAGGCGGAGACCGAGGAGCTGATCCAGCACTCCCTCTACTCCCTCGAAGGCGGCCAGGCCGCCGCGTCCGCGCTGATCGCGCGCGGCTGCACGGCGGTGGTGTGCGCGAGCGACATGATGGCGCTCGGCGCGATCCGCGCCGCCCGCCAGCAGGGGCTGCGGGTGCCGCAGGACGTGTCGGTGGTCGGCTTCGACGACTCCCCCCTCATAGCGTTCACCGATCCGCCGCTGACCACCATCCGCCAGCCCGTGCAGGCGATGGGGCAGGCGGCGGTACGGACCCTGCTGGAGGAGATCGGCGGTACGCCGGCCCCGCACAGTGAGTTCGTGTTCCTGCCGGAACTGGTGGTGCGCGGCTCCACGGCGTCGGGCCCCGGGCAGCGCCGCAACCCCGGTCGTACCTGA
- a CDS encoding phosphatase PAP2 family protein encodes MGEPSVKTLETRTDVSSPEVVEPETRPASERALLARLRVPRRPRIWFEILLIAVSYWIYSLIRNAVPEQKSIALANADWIWGVEKTLGIAVEQSVNHAVNSVTWLIVGMNYYYATLHFVVTIGVLVWIYRFHPGRYAATRLVLFATTGVALVGYYLYPLAPPRLMNGQNFIDTVLVHHTWGSMASGNLKHMSNQYAAMPSMHIGWSLWCGLTIFAVASAPWARILGLLYPTATLVVIVATANHFWLDAVGGMICLAFGYTVSRTWYGSMPHRLPRHPEHTGPHPAAQALNRFRTRS; translated from the coding sequence ATGGGTGAACCGAGCGTGAAGACACTGGAAACCCGGACGGACGTCTCCTCACCCGAAGTGGTCGAGCCCGAGACCCGCCCGGCGTCCGAGCGCGCCCTGCTCGCCCGGCTGCGCGTCCCGCGCCGGCCGCGGATCTGGTTCGAGATCCTGCTGATCGCGGTCAGCTACTGGATCTACTCCCTGATCCGCAACGCGGTGCCCGAGCAGAAGTCGATCGCCCTCGCGAACGCCGACTGGATCTGGGGGGTCGAGAAGACCCTCGGCATCGCCGTGGAGCAGTCGGTCAACCACGCCGTGAACTCCGTGACGTGGCTGATCGTGGGCATGAACTACTACTACGCCACGCTCCACTTCGTCGTGACCATCGGCGTGCTGGTGTGGATCTACCGCTTCCATCCCGGGCGGTACGCCGCCACGCGCCTGGTCCTCTTCGCCACCACCGGCGTCGCCCTGGTCGGCTACTACCTCTACCCGCTCGCGCCGCCCCGGCTGATGAACGGGCAGAACTTCATCGACACCGTGCTGGTCCACCACACCTGGGGTTCCATGGCCTCGGGCAACCTCAAGCACATGTCGAACCAGTACGCCGCGATGCCGTCCATGCACATAGGGTGGTCGCTGTGGTGCGGGCTGACGATCTTCGCGGTCGCCTCTGCCCCCTGGGCCCGGATCCTGGGCCTGCTCTACCCGACGGCGACCCTCGTCGTCATCGTGGCCACCGCCAACCACTTCTGGCTCGACGCCGTCGGCGGCATGATCTGCCTGGCCTTCGGCTACACCGTCTCGCGCACCTGGTACGGCTCGATGCCGCACCGCCTGCCCCGCCACCCCGAGCACACGGGCCCGCACCCCGCGGCGCAGGCGCTGAACCGCTTCCGCACGCGCAGCTAG
- a CDS encoding GNAT family N-acetyltransferase → MAGLLYEIVLVTTRPDGRRTRWHARLAQQDSAILLVEREDGRPVAMSVYRASSTRPGQAEILSFYSHPDSWGSGAAASLMRGTLEDLRGAGFARAHLWTLRDTHQSRRFYTKAGFTESGATRTYDFGDGRPLTQVEYERTSPGQS, encoded by the coding sequence GTGGCCGGGTTGTTGTACGAGATCGTGCTGGTCACGACGCGCCCCGACGGAAGGCGTACCCGCTGGCACGCACGGCTCGCGCAGCAGGACTCCGCGATTCTGCTGGTCGAGAGGGAGGACGGCCGGCCCGTGGCCATGTCCGTCTACCGCGCGTCGTCGACCAGGCCGGGCCAGGCCGAGATCCTGTCCTTCTACAGCCACCCCGACAGCTGGGGCAGCGGCGCCGCCGCCTCGCTCATGAGGGGAACGCTGGAGGACCTGCGGGGTGCCGGGTTCGCCCGGGCCCACCTGTGGACGCTGCGCGACACGCACCAGTCACGGCGTTTCTACACCAAGGCCGGTTTCACCGAGAGCGGTGCCACCCGCACCTACGACTTCGGCGACGGGCGGCCGCTGACCCAGGTCGAGTACGAGCGCACGAGCCCCGGGCAGTCCTAG
- a CDS encoding SMI1/KNR4 family protein, with protein MGLLREHAPADHADLPGPATEQMLAAAEERMGISLHGDLRTWLLQNNLDLPEEDFDDDVMCCGFDGFPDEGSFFLGLRAMERLYANRSTSCGFDPPDQPDHPFWRNEWIPFLSDQDGWTGKFIDVRDGRVGRWFVGGPTVTGEYESMARYFDSVAETLARIAEGSFPVCRFTEGRLVWS; from the coding sequence ATGGGTCTTCTTCGGGAGCACGCGCCGGCCGATCACGCGGATCTGCCAGGGCCCGCTACGGAGCAGATGCTCGCGGCAGCCGAGGAGCGGATGGGGATCTCCCTGCACGGGGACCTGCGGACGTGGCTGTTGCAGAACAATCTGGATCTGCCGGAGGAGGATTTCGACGACGACGTGATGTGCTGCGGCTTCGACGGGTTCCCCGACGAGGGAAGCTTCTTTCTGGGCCTCCGGGCGATGGAGAGGCTCTACGCGAACCGCTCCACGTCCTGTGGATTCGACCCGCCGGACCAGCCTGACCACCCGTTCTGGCGTAACGAGTGGATCCCGTTCCTGTCGGACCAGGACGGCTGGACGGGAAAGTTCATCGATGTGCGAGACGGGCGCGTCGGCAGATGGTTCGTGGGAGGCCCCACGGTTACGGGCGAGTACGAGTCGATGGCCCGGTATTTCGACTCCGTGGCGGAGACGCTGGCGAGGATCGCCGAGGGAAGCTTCCCGGTCTGCCGGTTCACCGAAGGTCGACTTGTCTGGTCGTGA
- a CDS encoding CAP domain-containing protein, with amino-acid sequence MQKHRKKKQYRKIVIGVSALGIVGVPTAAMACYDSYGGGDDTRRTRTVSHQAQRPWQYVPTAVPSTSVPVDVATTPSGTPAPEQPAAEPSEPAAQPSQAQPQPVKPQPAKPPVTTKPQAPRPPQTSPAPAPTASGAVAAVLALVNQERAAAGCPAVTLNAKLTKAAQDHSADMAATRNMSHTGSDGSDPGARITRAGYAWRTYGENVAYGYSTPEKVMEGWMNSPGHRENILNCSFKEIGIGLAQPNNYWTQAFGTAR; translated from the coding sequence ATGCAGAAGCATCGGAAGAAGAAGCAGTACCGGAAAATAGTCATCGGGGTCAGCGCTCTGGGAATCGTGGGCGTTCCCACGGCCGCCATGGCCTGCTACGACTCGTACGGCGGCGGCGACGACACCCGCCGGACGCGTACCGTGAGCCACCAGGCGCAGCGCCCGTGGCAGTACGTCCCCACCGCCGTCCCGAGCACCTCGGTGCCGGTGGACGTCGCGACGACGCCGAGCGGCACCCCGGCGCCCGAGCAGCCGGCCGCGGAGCCCTCCGAGCCCGCCGCCCAGCCCTCGCAGGCCCAGCCGCAGCCCGTGAAGCCGCAGCCCGCGAAGCCGCCGGTCACCACGAAGCCGCAGGCGCCCCGGCCGCCGCAGACCTCGCCCGCGCCCGCGCCGACGGCCTCGGGGGCCGTCGCCGCCGTCCTGGCCCTGGTCAACCAGGAGCGCGCTGCCGCCGGATGCCCCGCAGTGACGCTGAACGCCAAGCTCACGAAGGCCGCGCAGGACCACAGCGCGGACATGGCCGCCACCCGCAACATGTCCCACACCGGCTCCGACGGCTCGGACCCGGGCGCGCGCATCACCCGCGCCGGCTACGCGTGGCGCACATACGGCGAGAACGTCGCCTACGGCTACAGCACGCCCGAGAAGGTCATGGAGGGCTGGATGAACAGCCCCGGCCACCGCGAGAACATCCTGAACTGCTCCTTCAAGGAGATCGGCATCGGCCTGGCCCAGCCGAACAACTACTGGACCCAGGCCTTCGGCACCGCCCGCTGA